TGAGCAGACCTCGGGCATCGTCGGTGAGCTGGTCCATCGGCTTGTCGACGGTGCCCGTGGCGTGCAGCGGCAGGCGCTCCAGTCGCTTCGGTGCGCGCGTCGGTGGGGTTTTCATCGCCTTATAGTGCTCCCAGGACCTCGGCAGGATGCAGCCGATCAGGGAGATGGTCAACAGCATGAAGATGGCGTTGAACCAGGTGGATTCGAAGACGTCGAATAATTGTAGGTGGTCGTAGATCTCGGCGAGTCGGCCGTTGTCGGCAATGTAGTCGGCGACGTTGCCGGCGTTGAGGCTGCGTTGGGGCAAGACGGTACCGGGGATCGCGGCGATCGCCAGGACGAACAGCAGCACCAGGGCGGTGCGCATGCTGGTCAGCCAGTGCCAGGCTTTCTTCGGATACGTCCATAGGGTGCGCATCAGGGTGATCATGGTGTTCCTCTTCCAGTCCGCGGCCCACACCAGGTGGTGGTGGCTGCGGGGTGGGGATGTCAGTCGTGGTGGGGCGGTGGGGGTGAGCCGGCCAGGTGCTAGATCAAGGTGGCGCCGTATTCGACGGTCCATTGGCGCACGAAGTTGATGAAGTACGCCCACGCCCCGCTGGCCAGGGCAATGCCCACCAGGACCATGAGCACCCCGCCGAATATCTGGATTTTCCGGGAATGGCGACGCAGCCAACCAAACGTGCGCATGGCCCGGGCCGAGCCAAACGCCATGAGAAGAAACGGCAGACCCAGGCCCAGGCAGTAACCGATGATGAGGATGACCCCGCGCACAGCGGTCATGCCCTCGGTGCCGGCGGACACGGAGATGATCGCCGCCAATGTGGGCCCCAGACAGGGGGTCCACCCCAGGGCGAAGACCCCGCCCAGCAGCGGGGCGCCTAACCAGGTGGACCACCTCTTCGGGGCCATCCGGGTGTCGCGTTGCAGGGCGGGCACCATCCCCATGAACGCCAGGCCCATGAGAATGGTGATCACCCCGCCGATGCGCATGAGAATCTCGGCGTTGAGGGTGAGCATGCTGATCGCCCCGAAGACAGTGACGGTAGCCAGCACAAAGACGATCGTGAAGCCGAGGATGAACAACCCGGCCGCACCCGCTACCGCCCACTGGCGTTTGGTGACCACCGTGCCCCCCTCGGCGTCGTAGTCGACCTCCCCGCCGACCACACTGGCCAGATACGACATATACCCGGGTACCAGGGGTACGACGCACGGGGAGGCGAACGAGATCAGACCTGCAGCTGCCGCAGCCAGGATGCCGATCATCAGTGGCCCGGTGGCCGCGGCGTCGGCGAACTGCTGGCCGATCGCCAACTGCGCCATCACATCAACGGTCATGATGCTGGTGCCTCCTCGGCCAGCGGCAGGGCGACATCAAGGATGTCATCGGCGGTGACCTCCCTCAGGAACACCGCGGCCGGGCGGTGGCTTCGGTCCAGGACAATGGTGGTCGGGATGACCGAGGTCGGCACCCCACCCAGGGCCGCAGCGATACGAAACGGCGGGTCGTAGATCGAGGGATAGGTCACCGCGTTGTCGAGTTTGAAGTCCTGGGCGATGGTCTGGTTGTAGTCGCGGACGTTGATGCCCAGCACCGTGCCACCGAGGGGGTCGAGAGTCTCCTGGACAAGCTGCAGGTCATCGACTTCCGCCCGACACGGTGCACACCACTGGCCCCAAGCGTTGAGGACGACGACCTCGCCTTCAAAATCAGACAGGCTGATCTCCTCACCCTCCTCCATCAGCGACGGGCCGGAGAAGTCCGGCAGCGGGGCACGTTCCTCCTCTGCGTAGATAATCTCGGTTTGGCCTCCTGGTGAGTGGAACTGGAAGGTGCCCCCGACGGCGACGGCGTTTCGGGCGCCGTCGCCTGAGGAACAGGCCACCAGGGTCACGGCGGTGAGCACCGCGGCAACCGCGATGGCGGCCCTGCGGGGTGTGCGCGACATGGATGAGAACTCCTTCGTCCGGGAGGGTGGGAAAGAAACTGGTGTTCTGGCTCTCCCGGAGACCAGTACGCCACCGAAGCAGGTCATAGTGCTGCCCGGTGGGCGGTCTGCAGCGACTCTGCCCACCTCGGCACTCAACCCTGCTGTGGGGGTTACTCGTAGCGAAGCGAGCTGACCATCCCGGTTTCCATGTGATAGGCGTTATGGCAGTGAAATGCCCACTCACCGGGGTTGTCAGCGATCAGGTCGGCGATCATGGTTTCACCGTGGCGGAGAAGGACGGTGTCCTTGCGTAGCCCGCCGCTGCCGGGCAGCGCCCACGTGTGGCCGTGGATGTGCATGGGATGGGGCATCATGGTCCTGTTGCGCATGACCATCCGCAGGCGCTGGCCCTCCTGCACGGTCGCGGAGGAGGATTGGCCGTCGGTGAGAATGCTCCATTCATACGGCATCATCTGCCCGCCCAGGTCGATGCTGACTTCTCGGTCTGGTGTGCCCTCGGGCAGGAGTGCACGGTCTGCTGGCTTCAGGGAGGACAGAAGCAGTCCGGTGGACGACAACTCGGGGAAGTCGACATCGGGGCGGGGGGCCTGGCCGCCGGCGGTGCGGATGACGGCGAAGGCGCGGTCGTCCTTACCCACCGCCAAAGCCGTGAGCGGGAAGATGCCGTCGCCGAGGATGACCTCGACGTCGACACGCTCGCCCATCGACAGGTAGATCGATTCGGTCTCCCAGGGCTGGACAGGGAAGCCGTCGGTGTGGGTGACGGTCATGCGGTGACCACCGAGGGCCACCTTGAAGATGGTGTCACCGCCGGAGTTGATAAACCGCAGGCGGGCCTTGTCGCCCGGGCGAGCCTCGAAGGTCCGGTGAGCACGGGGGATACGTCCGTTGATGAGGTAGTGCGGATACATCACATCGCCGACATCCCCGCCCAGTACCCGGTCCGGGGTGCCGTGCATCATCTGGCCGTGACCTCCCATTCCCATCCTCCCGTTATGGTCGCCCGAACCCATTCCGGTGAGCTTGTCGAGCTCATCGTCGGGAGTGCCCTGAATGCCATCGACCCAGTCGTCGAGCACGATGGTCCACTCGACGTCCTGGTCCTCAGCGTCTTGCGGGTCACGGATGATCAGTGGGGCGTGGAGGCCGCGATCAAGCTGCAGGCCGGTGTGGGAATGGTAGAAGTAGGTGCCACCGTGGGGGACTTCAAAAACATAGGAGAAAGACTCGCCAGGTTCAATGGGGTCCTGGGTCATGCCGGGCACACCGTCGGCTGCGTTGTGGAGTGCGATGCCATGCCAGTGGATGGAGGTGCTCTCAGGCAGTTCATTGGTGATATCGACCTGGAGGACGTCGCCGGCGGTGGCCTCAATGGCCGCATCCCCGGTGTCAGAGACGTATCCCCACGTCTTGGCTTCGATGCCGCCGATATCCAGGGAGAGGGGCCGGGCGGTCAGTGTCCGGCGCACCGTCGGCTCACCGAGCGCAGTGGGGGTGGGAGTGGGGCGAAGGG
This is a stretch of genomic DNA from Corynebacterium marinum DSM 44953. It encodes these proteins:
- a CDS encoding cytochrome c biogenesis CcdA family protein — its product is MTVDVMAQLAIGQQFADAAATGPLMIGILAAAAAGLISFASPCVVPLVPGYMSYLASVVGGEVDYDAEGGTVVTKRQWAVAGAAGLFILGFTIVFVLATVTVFGAISMLTLNAEILMRIGGVITILMGLAFMGMVPALQRDTRMAPKRWSTWLGAPLLGGVFALGWTPCLGPTLAAIISVSAGTEGMTAVRGVILIIGYCLGLGLPFLLMAFGSARAMRTFGWLRRHSRKIQIFGGVLMVLVGIALASGAWAYFINFVRQWTVEYGATLI
- a CDS encoding multicopper oxidase family protein, producing the protein MTSSFSRRQFLLGGLVLAGTGAVAACTSDPGPAASAPGPSLRPTPTPTALGEPTVRRTLTARPLSLDIGGIEAKTWGYVSDTGDAAIEATAGDVLQVDITNELPESTSIHWHGIALHNAADGVPGMTQDPIEPGESFSYVFEVPHGGTYFYHSHTGLQLDRGLHAPLIIRDPQDAEDQDVEWTIVLDDWVDGIQGTPDDELDKLTGMGSGDHNGRMGMGGHGQMMHGTPDRVLGGDVGDVMYPHYLINGRIPRAHRTFEARPGDKARLRFINSGGDTIFKVALGGHRMTVTHTDGFPVQPWETESIYLSMGERVDVEVILGDGIFPLTALAVGKDDRAFAVIRTAGGQAPRPDVDFPELSSTGLLLSSLKPADRALLPEGTPDREVSIDLGGQMMPYEWSILTDGQSSSATVQEGQRLRMVMRNRTMMPHPMHIHGHTWALPGSGGLRKDTVLLRHGETMIADLIADNPGEWAFHCHNAYHMETGMVSSLRYE
- a CDS encoding TlpA family protein disulfide reductase, with the protein product MSRTPRRAAIAVAAVLTAVTLVACSSGDGARNAVAVGGTFQFHSPGGQTEIIYAEEERAPLPDFSGPSLMEEGEEISLSDFEGEVVVLNAWGQWCAPCRAEVDDLQLVQETLDPLGGTVLGINVRDYNQTIAQDFKLDNAVTYPSIYDPPFRIAAALGGVPTSVIPTTIVLDRSHRPAAVFLREVTADDILDVALPLAEEAPAS